CGGTCCTCAAAGTCCTCGGCATCGACCCCGCCAAGGTCAACGTCAACGGCGGAGCCATCGCCCTCGGCCACCCTCTAGGCTGCACCGGAGCCAAGCTCACCGCCACCCTCCTGCGCGAGATGCCCCGCCGCCAGGCCCGCTACGGCATGGTCACCATGTGCGTAGGCGGGGGCATGGGCGCAGCAGGCATCTTCGAGTCCATCACCTAAAGCCTCACGAGGTAACAAATGCCCACCCTCATCCCCGGCGGCTCCTTCCTCATCTCCACCATCAAGCCTGAAGACTGTTTCTTCCCCGAAGACTTCACCGCCGAGCACAAGCAGATCGCCCAGACCACGGCCGACTTCGCGACCAACGAGATATTGCCCGCCTCCGATGCCATCGAGGCCAAAGACTTCGCCGTCACCCGCCGCCTCATTCATGAAGCCGCCGCCCTCGGCCTCACCGCCATCGACATCCCTGAAGAGTACGGCGGCCTCGAGATGGACAAGGCCGCCTCCGCCATCGTCGCCGAGAACATCTCGCGACAAGGATCATTTTCGGTTGCATTTTCCGCCAACACCGGCATCGGCACGCTCCCCATCGTCTGGTACGGCACGCCCGAGCAGAAACAAAAGTATCTCCCCAAGCTAGCCGACGGCACCTATATCGGAGCCTACGCCCTCTCTGAATCCTCCTCCGGCTCCGACGCCGTCAACGCCAACACCCGCGCCGTCCTCTCCACCGACGGCCAGACCTACACCCTCAACGGCGAAAAGATGTGGATCACCAACGGCGGCTTCGCAGACATCTTTACCGTCTTCGCCAAGTGTCTGGTCCCCGAAGGTAAAGACGCAGGCAAAGAGCGCCTAACCGCCTTCCTCATCGAAAAGGGAACCCCCGGCTTCACCCCCGGCAAAGAGGAGCACAAGCTAGGCATTCGCGGCAGCTCTACCTGCCCGCTCATCCTCACCGACTGCAAGGTTCCTGCCACCAACCTCCTCGGCGAGGTCGGCAAGGGCCACCACATCGCCTTCAATATCCTGAACGTCGGCCGTTACAAATTAGGTAACGCAGCCATCGGCGGCGCTAAAACGGCCTTCAACAGCGGTCTCCGCTACGCCAAGGAGCGCAAAGCCTTCGGCAAGTCCATCTCCGAGTTCGGCCTCATCCAGGAAAAACTCGCCGACATGGCCACGGCCCTCTTCGCCACCGAAGCCCTCTGCTACCGCACCGTCGGCCTCATCGACCGCGCCCTCGCCGAAGTAGAAAAAAACGACACCCGCGAGATCCAGCGCCGCATCGAGGAGTACGCTGTCGAGTGCTCCATCGTCAAAGTTCACGCCAGCGAGATGCTCGACATGGTCGTCGACGAGAACCTCCAGATCTTCGGCGGCTACGGCTTCGTCGAGGACTACCCCGCCGAGCGCGCCTACCGCGATTCCCGCGTCAACCGCATCTTCGAGGGCACCAACGAGATCAACCGCCTCATCATCACGGGCTGGCTGATGAAGTCCGCCATGTCCGGCAAACTGGCCCTGATGCCCGCTATCCAGTCGATCATGGACGAAGTGATGAGCGGCCCCGTCGCAAAGGAAGACCGCGAAGGCCCCTTGGCAGCCGAGTACGATCTCCTCGCCAGCGCCAAGAAAATCATCCTCTTCACCGCCGGAGCCGCGACCCAGCGTTACATGCAAAAGATGGCCGATGAACAAGAGGTGATGGGTGCGCTCGCCGACATGATCCTCGAGCTATACGCGATGGAGTCCGCCATCCTGCGCGCTGATAAGGGTTGGAGCAAGAACGAAACCTCTACCCCCATAGCCATGGCTCGCCTCTACGCCGACAAGGCTTTTTCGACCATCGAACTCCGTGCCCGCAAGGTCGTAGCCGCCGCAGCCGAGGGGGACATGGCCCGCACCCAGTTCGCCATCCTCCGCCGCCTCGCTAAACACGACACCATCGACACCATAGCTCTCCGTCGCCAGATAGCCCAGCACCTCATCAAGGTAGGGAAGTACGCGCTGTAGCCGCCTGTTCCGTTGTTGTCATTCAGAAGCGGAGCAGAGAAATCTGCTCCTCACATAGTCCTTGTAGTTGCTACTATTTTTGTTGTTGTCTTTGCCCTCGTTGTTGCTTCTGAGGTAGGTCCGGGCTTTAGCCCCCGAGGTATGCTTTCTTCAACCTGACCCAGAACAGTAAAGGCACGGCTTCAGCCGTGCCCTCCCATGCACACCAGAAGACCGGCTTTAACCACTCAGGAGTTCTTTTTTGTAAAAGATGAAATATGCCTTGCCGTACGGGCTCGTTTACGCGTGGAGCAGCCACTTCGAGAGGCCCATCGAAGATAACTTTCCCTGACGCCCCTAAGACAGTACGAAGTGCTTGCTAATTCCCATACCCTCTGCAACCATCACCCATACCAATATGTATACGTCTTTGCTTGCCTTGTTCCGCTTGCCATCACGGCTATTCGCCTTCGTAGTCGCTCTTGCAGTCCTTTGTTCTTTTGCCCCCGCTCAAAGCCCCAGCTTCGACACCCAAGCCAGCCGCGTAACTATCCTCTCTCACTCCGCAAAGTTCCTTGCATCGGCCGTTGACGCCGGTCCACTGCCATCCTCACAGCCCCTGCAACTGACCCTTACCCTTACTCCCACGCCGGACCGCGCCGCCGCCCTCGACCAGTTCCTGACCGACCTCGCCGACCCCACCTCCCCCAGCTACCACCAGTGGATGACCCCACAAGCCTTCGCCTCCACCTACGGGGTCACCGCCGATCAGCTCGCGGCCATCACCACCTGGGCGCAGAGCCAGGGCTTCACCATCGGCGCGCTATCGGCCGGAGGCACCCGCCTCGCCCTCACCGGCACCGCCGCCCAGGTCCAGTCCGCCTTCGCCATCGGACTGCACGCCTACCAAATCTCCGGCAAGGCCCACTTCGCCACGCCCGACCAGCCCTTGCTCCCCTTGGCCATCGCCCCCGCGGTCACAGCAATCGCCGGTCTGGACGACCTCCCCAGCGCCTTCACAGCGGTCTCCATCCAAAGCTCCGGCACCGCCGTCCCCAGCACTGAAGACGCCTTCACCCAGGCCACTACCGCCATCGACAGCAACACGGCCCCAATCCTCGCCATCACCTCCACGGTCTGCGCGAGCACCTACACCCCCAGCCAGACCGATCAATACCGCATCCTCTTCCGCCAGGCCGCCGCGCAGGGAATCAGCGTCCTCGCCACCAGCGGCTGCGGCGTCTCCGGCAGCTTCCCGGCGTCATTGCCCGAGGTCACCGCCATCACCCTCACCGGCACGGCGGACGACACCGATCCCACCACCCTCCGCCCCTCCTGGCAGAGCGCCCCCGGCCTTCCCGCCAACAGCCTCCGCGTCGAGCCGGACCTCACCACCCCCAGCCTCGACGCCTTTACCCAGACCATCGCCACCATCCTGCAATCCCCAACATCAAGCACCGCCACCCTCCGCGAGGGCAACCTCAACGCCACCCTCTACAAACTAGCCCCGCTCCCCGGCCTCTACACCCAGCCCGACGCCCCCGCCACCCCCGGCACCACTTCCGGGAATTGGGAGCCCCCCACCGGCCTCGGCACCGTCAACCTGAAGCAGCTCATCAAAGCCTTCCCCCGTGGCACCAGCGCCAGCTTCGTCTCGCTTGCTGTCTCGAACTACGCCCCCACCCACGGCCAGAACACCACCCTCACCGCGACGATTACC
This is a stretch of genomic DNA from Granulicella sp. WH15. It encodes these proteins:
- a CDS encoding acyl-CoA dehydrogenase family protein, producing the protein MPTLIPGGSFLISTIKPEDCFFPEDFTAEHKQIAQTTADFATNEILPASDAIEAKDFAVTRRLIHEAAALGLTAIDIPEEYGGLEMDKAASAIVAENISRQGSFSVAFSANTGIGTLPIVWYGTPEQKQKYLPKLADGTYIGAYALSESSSGSDAVNANTRAVLSTDGQTYTLNGEKMWITNGGFADIFTVFAKCLVPEGKDAGKERLTAFLIEKGTPGFTPGKEEHKLGIRGSSTCPLILTDCKVPATNLLGEVGKGHHIAFNILNVGRYKLGNAAIGGAKTAFNSGLRYAKERKAFGKSISEFGLIQEKLADMATALFATEALCYRTVGLIDRALAEVEKNDTREIQRRIEEYAVECSIVKVHASEMLDMVVDENLQIFGGYGFVEDYPAERAYRDSRVNRIFEGTNEINRLIITGWLMKSAMSGKLALMPAIQSIMDEVMSGPVAKEDREGPLAAEYDLLASAKKIILFTAGAATQRYMQKMADEQEVMGALADMILELYAMESAILRADKGWSKNETSTPIAMARLYADKAFSTIELRARKVVAAAAEGDMARTQFAILRRLAKHDTIDTIALRRQIAQHLIKVGKYAL